In a genomic window of Tursiops truncatus isolate mTurTru1 chromosome 7, mTurTru1.mat.Y, whole genome shotgun sequence:
- the RPL37A gene encoding large ribosomal subunit protein eL43: MAKRTKKVGIVGKYGTRYGASLRKMVKKIEISQHAKYTCSFCGKTKMKRRAVGIWHCGSCMKTVAGGAWTYNTTSAVTVKSAIRRLKELKDQ, translated from the exons ATG GCGAAACGCACCAAGAAGGTCGGAATCGTGGGCAAATACGGGACCCGTTATGGTGCCTCCCTGAGGAAAATggtgaagaaaattgaaatcagccAGCACGCCAAGTACACTTGCTCCTTCTGTGGCAAG ACCAAGATGAAGAGACGAGCTGTGGGCATTTGGCACTGTGGTTCCTGCATGAAAACGGTAGCTGGTGGTGCGTGGACCTACAA caCCACTTCTGCCGTCACAGTAAAGTCTGCCATCAGAAGACTGAAGGAATTGAAGGACCAGTAG